The sequence ATTTGCGCTTGACCCTATGTATCTTAGAATAGATGAAATAAAAGGCAATAAAAAACACGAAGCTGAAATTGTAAAACTTAAAGTTAAATTTCCGGCCGGCGCTAAAAGGGTAAATTATAAGGTAAAGGGCGAAAAATTAAGGATTCTCTTTGATATCTTCTCTGATTTTGATATTGAAAATAAGGAGTATAAAAAATTTAAAAGTGCCAATAAATTCTGGCTGGATGATTACGCGGCATACAAAGCGCTTAAGGATAAATACGAACAGAAAAGCTGGACAGACTGGGAAGAAGTTTACAGGCTAAGGGAAGAGGACGCGGTAAAACTTTTCTGCGAACAGGAAAGCGCGGCTTTTGAATTTTACAGGTGGCTGCAGTATGAACTTTACCTGCAGTTTGCCGATGCCAAGAAGTACTGCAATGATAAGGGTGTGTTTTTACAGGGTGATATCCCTTTTCTGGTGTCGCGCGACAGCGCGGATGTGTGGGCCAACCAGAATTACTTTAAATTAAATTTAAGTTCCGGCGCGCCGCCTGATATGTACTTTGCAAAGGGCCAAAAATGGGGAATGCCGCCGTATAACTGGGAGCGCATTGAAAAACACGGTTTTGACTACCTTATTGAAAAAGTAAAATATTCCGAAAACTTTTATGATATGTTCCGCATTGACCATTTTGTGGGTCTTTTCAGGCTGTGGACGATAAGCACGGATGAGCCGGACAACACTTACGGTTTAAACGGGGCTTTTGACCCGCCGGAAGAGGACAAATGGAAAGAAGCGGGGCAGAAGATTCTTGACGCAATGATAAACAGCTGCGATATGCTTCCGTGCGCGGAAGATTTGGGAGTGGTGCCGGTGTGTTCCTATGAAACGCTTCTGGAATACGGCATCCCCGGAATGGATGTGCAGCGCTGGACGCGCGACTGGGGAAATTCCTATGATTATAAAAATCCCGGTCAGTACAGGGTAAACGCATCCGCCATAATTTCCAGCCACGACACAAGCCCGTTTCTTTTATGGTGGAAAGAAGAGTGCGGCACAGTGGACGCGCTGCTTGTGGAAAAACTGTGTGAAGAGAATAATTTTGAAACCGGCGCTGTCAGAAAGGCGCTTTTTCAGCCGGCCGCAAAGAACGCCGCCAGGATAAGGTTTAAGACAGAACTTAAAAGCGCGGAAGACGTGCTGTCGGCGCTGAATGCTTCGCGCGATAAAGCGTGGATGTTTTATGATATGTTCAATGAAGCCGCGTTTGAAAAAAAGAAGTTTATGTACTTTACGGGATGTAATGATAATTCCACTGAAAAAGAACTTGTAAAAGCCGCGCTTGTAAAAGCCAATGAAACCGTGTCCGTATTTTCCATACAGCTTATTGTGGACTGGCTGTCGCTGGGAAATGTTTTTGATAAATGGGACATCCGCGACACAAGGATAAACGTACCGGGCAGCGTTGATAACAGCAACTGGTCAATTGTAATGCCGCTTTCGCTGGAAGAAATGCTGTCTTTGGAAATAAACGGGCAGATTAAAGAGATAGTTAAAAAAGCAGACAGAATATAATAAGGAGGGTACAATGGCTGGGATTTTTCTTGAAGAGCAGAGGCTTTGGAGCGCGAAAGGCACGTATGTTGACGACAAGGGCAGAAAGATAAAGGCGACAGGGGAAACAGAAGTGCTGTTTAAAAAAGGAAAAATTACGATTGAAAGCACTATGAGGCTTCCGGTTAAATTAAATAAAGTGCTGGAATTAAAAAACAGCTATACGGTGAAACCGGTTAAAAAAGGGAAACACGAAACTGAATGGGAATCAAAAAACCCTACCAGCGGGAATTTTAAGGGAAAGTTTTTAATAGCCGGTACCTATATAGTTTCCACATACATCTCCACGGACAATAAATATACCGGTTTTGAAACCTTTGAATTCAGGCAGGACGGAAGTTATA is a genomic window of Candidatus Goldiibacteriota bacterium containing:
- the malQ gene encoding 4-alpha-glucanotransferase; the encoded protein is MPLYPEDTYGLFLKSKTADKWERFGAKRRAGVLAPLFSLYSKNSTGIGEIPDIKLLADWCVQAGLSVIQLLPMNDAGFNFTPYDCQSTFALDPMYLRIDEIKGNKKHEAEIVKLKVKFPAGAKRVNYKVKGEKLRILFDIFSDFDIENKEYKKFKSANKFWLDDYAAYKALKDKYEQKSWTDWEEVYRLREEDAVKLFCEQESAAFEFYRWLQYELYLQFADAKKYCNDKGVFLQGDIPFLVSRDSADVWANQNYFKLNLSSGAPPDMYFAKGQKWGMPPYNWERIEKHGFDYLIEKVKYSENFYDMFRIDHFVGLFRLWTISTDEPDNTYGLNGAFDPPEEDKWKEAGQKILDAMINSCDMLPCAEDLGVVPVCSYETLLEYGIPGMDVQRWTRDWGNSYDYKNPGQYRVNASAIISSHDTSPFLLWWKEECGTVDALLVEKLCEENNFETGAVRKALFQPAAKNAARIRFKTELKSAEDVLSALNASRDKAWMFYDMFNEAAFEKKKFMYFTGCNDNSTEKELVKAALVKANETVSVFSIQLIVDWLSLGNVFDKWDIRDTRINVPGSVDNSNWSIVMPLSLEEMLSLEINGQIKEIVKKADRI